A single genomic interval of Penicillium psychrofluorescens genome assembly, chromosome: 2 harbors:
- a CDS encoding uncharacterized protein (ID:PFLUO_003303-T1.cds;~source:funannotate), translating into MPSALTVTFVQSTVLNAIANICAQLIDQRNSPNPFTLNTLALIQFITYGILVVPINFVWQRALEARYPGFPSRAELSRLWDWCWCCCCCCGSRGGNRSRRRSKSVSSLRDYFSSSLSSAPFAISTRDRPRDWYRAAAGGGAGSRLPSHHQREKSSQWAPRSQSQSGLYSFIMKFIFDQTVGSVMNIVLFIVLINLLKGTGVWRSWELVVEDFPPIMVARLKYRPIVSTLMYTVVPVDRRVVFGSACGVIWGIYLSLYAVV; encoded by the exons ATGCCCTCCGCGCTAACCGTGACATTCGTTCAATCGACCGTCCTCAACGCGATCGCCAACATCTGCGCCCAACTAATCGACCAACGCAACAGTCCT AACCCTTTCACCCTCAacaccctcgccctcatccaaTTCATAACCTATGGCATCCTAGTCGTCCCCATCAACTTCGTCTGGCAACGCGCCCTGGAGGCGCGATACCCAGGCTTCCCGTCGCGCGCTGAGCTGTCCCGCCTCTGGGActggtgttggtgctgctgctgttgctgcggcagcCGGGGTGGGAATCGATCGCGCAGGCGCTCCAAATCCGTTTCTTCACTACGCGACTATTTCTCCTCCAGTCTATCCTCGGCGCCATTCGCCATCTCCACGCGCGATCGGCCGCGAGATTGGTATCGCgccgctgctggcggggGCGCCGGCTCGCGACTGCCCAGCCATCATCAGCGAGAGAAATCCTCGCAATGGGCGCCTCGCTCGCAGAGCCAGTCAGGATTGTATAGTTTTATCATGAAGTTTATCTTCGACCAGACGGTCGGGTCGGTCATGAATATTGTGCTTTTTATTGTCTTGATCAATCTGCTCAAGGGAACTGGGGTTTGGAGGTCTTGGGAGCTTGTTGTTGAG GACTTCCCGCCTATAATGGTTGCTCGACTCAAGTACCGTCCCATCGTGTCCACGCTGATGTACACCGTCGTCCCCGTGGACCGCCGCGTGGTCTTTGGGAGTGCCTGCGGTGTGATCTGGGGCATTTATCTCAGTCTGTACGCGGTGGTCTAG
- a CDS encoding uncharacterized protein (ID:PFLUO_003304-T1.cds;~source:funannotate), whose amino-acid sequence MFVASVLECLSLTGVACGLGVLLVAATLGYVIYNAFFHPLRRIPGPFLASLTPWVQLYHGLKGDRHLWLYELHTQYGSHVRAAPNFISVNTDRGLHDIYGHGKRLQKADFYNAFPAIKGVYNTHNAIDKTMHGRKRRVLSQAFSDHALKGMEDVMLLHVRQLCAVLAGHDGVDSDWDDLEEETKGAVVRNMGDWFSYLTYDVMGELCFGKSFDMLVSRGKRHMVKLVDRAANRHYVCGLWMPLDSWHLDQIFIRQLTRDRWNFIMNSRVEASARAKERAQAGREAKKDFFYYLLNATDPETGKGLSTPELWGEANVLMIAGSDTTSTTLAAALFYLVRRPGALSKLSAEVRGAFNEVEEIVSGARLNELVYLKAVIDEALRLAPAVPGAIPREVMDGGAVVDGVFLPAGTNCGTPTYSIHRQEAYYRAAGTFLPERWIEGATCEAADAKWTTSKEQVDTARRAFCPFSIGPRGCIGKSMAFMEMRVTLARLVFLFEMALADRVGEDEQGHLALVDHFTSAKNGPNVVFRHR is encoded by the exons ATGTTTGTCGCATCTGTACTGGAGTGTTTGTCGCTGACAGGGGTCGCGTGTGGGTTGGGGGTTCTGCTAGTCGCAGCG ACGTTGGGCTACGTTATCTACAACGCCTTcttccaccccctccgccgcatccCGGGACCATTCCTCGCAAGCCTCACACCCTGGGTCCAGCTATACCACGGCCTAAAAGGCGACCGCCACCTGTGGCTGTACGAGCTACACACCCAGTACGGGAGCCATGTGCGCGCAGCGCCAAATTTCATATCGGTCAACACCGACCGTGGCCTGCACGACATCTACGGGCACGGGAAGCGGCTCCAGAAGGCTGATTTCTACAACGCCTTCCCCGCCATCAAGGGCGTGTATAATACGCACAATGCGATCGATAAGACGATGCATGGGCGCAAGCGGAGGGTGCTGAGCCAGGCGTTTTCGGACCACGCGCTCAAGGGGATGGAAGATGTTATGCTCTTGCATGTCCGGCAGCTTTGTGCGGTGCTGGCGGGGCATGATGGGGTGGACTCTGATTGGGAtgatctggaagaagagacgaaGGGGGCCGTGGTGCGCAACATGGGCGATTGGTTCAGCTATCTGACCTACGATGTGATGGGCGAGTTGTGCTTCGGCAAGAGCTTTGACATGCTCGTCTCGCGGGGCAAGCGACACATGGTgaagcttgttgatcgcGCCGCGAACAGACATTATGTG TGCGGGCTCTGGATGCCTCTAGACAGCTGGCACCTGGACCAGATCTTCATCCGACAACTAACGCGCGACCGATGGAACTTCATCATGAACTCGCGGGTCGAAGCCAGCGCCCGGGCCAAAGAGCGTGCTCAGGCCGGCCGCGAAGCGAAAAAGGACTTCTTCTACTACCTGCTCAACGCGACGGACCCGGAAACGGGCAAGGGACTGAGCACGCCCGAGCTATGGGGCGAAGCGAACGTGCTGATGATCGCGGGCAGCGACACAACGTCTACCACGCTGGCCGCGGCGCTGTTCTACCTCGTGCGCCGGCCAGGGGCGCTGTCGAAGCTGAGCGCCGAGGTGCGCGGGGCGTTCAACGAAGTCGAAGAGATTGTCAGCGGCGCACGGCTGAACGAGCTGGTCTACCTGAAAGCTGTCATCGACGAAGCACTGCGTCTCGCACCCGCCGTGCCCGGCGCAATTCCGCGCGAGGTGATGGACGGCGGAGCGGTGGTAGACGGCGTGTTCCTGCCAGCCGGCACAAACTGCGGCACGCCGACATACTCAATCCACCGACAAGAGGCATACTACCGCGCGGCGGGGACATTCCTACCGGAACGGTGGATCGAGGGTGCGACGTGCGAAGCGGCCGACGCAAAATGGACCACGAGCAAGGAACAGGTCGACACGGCACGGCGGGCATTCTGTCCGTTTAGCATTGGGCCGCGCGGGTGCATTGGTAAAAGCATGGCGTTCATGGAGATGCGGGTGACGCTGGCAAGACTGGTGTTTCTATTTGAGATGGCGCTGGCTGACCGggtgggcgaggatgagcagggccatttggcgctggtggatcaCTTTACCAGTGCGAAGAATGGGCCGAATGTGGTGTTTCGCCACAGGTAA